From Opitutia bacterium, one genomic window encodes:
- a CDS encoding GNAT family N-acetyltransferase gives MHGSLETLFGRQVDLRRFTATDITPAYLGWLRDPAVVRFSNQRFRTHTAESCADYLASFRGTDNLFLAIVHRDNARVVGTMTAYVSAVHGTADLGILIGDRSCWGQGLGLDAWQALIAYLLQSAGLRKITGGTLRPNVGMVRVMERSGMHLEGVRERQEIVDGVPVDVLLYARFRPE, from the coding sequence ATGCACGGCAGCCTCGAGACGCTCTTCGGTCGTCAGGTCGATCTCCGCCGCTTCACCGCGACGGACATCACGCCCGCGTATCTCGGCTGGCTGCGCGATCCCGCGGTCGTGCGTTTCAGCAACCAGCGCTTTCGCACCCACACGGCCGAAAGCTGCGCCGACTACCTCGCGTCGTTCCGCGGCACGGACAACCTCTTCCTCGCGATCGTGCACCGCGACAATGCGCGCGTCGTCGGCACGATGACCGCCTACGTCTCCGCCGTTCACGGCACCGCCGATCTCGGCATCCTCATCGGCGACCGCTCGTGCTGGGGACAAGGACTCGGCCTCGACGCGTGGCAGGCGCTCATAGCCTACCTCCTTCAATCCGCCGGTCTGCGCAAGATCACCGGCGGCACGCTCCGTCCGAACGTCGGAATGGTCCGCGTCATGGAACGCTCCGGCATGCACCTCGAGGGCGTGCGCGAGCGCCAGGAAATCGTCGACGGCGTCCCGGTGGACGTCCTGCTCTATGCCCGCTTCCGTCCCGAGTGA